Proteins encoded in a region of the Burkholderia ubonensis subsp. mesacidophila genome:
- a CDS encoding aminotransferase-like domain-containing protein: MKLALDTTAGVPLTEQLASQLEQMIRSRHLRSGVKLPSIRKMAADQQISRFPVIEAYDLLAARGLIRPRHGSGFYVTDRFDADTHPGGTDPRVAEEESSHILGQFASIDDRVKLSSGFMPAAWRDVDGIAQAVRHVVRSDAANLVDYAQPQGDPLLRQQLCRHIAPLGIDAQPQQILVTHSASQALDLVVRLMLKPGDTVFVEDPGYFNLFGLLKLHGVKLVGVPRRATGPDVEMAEALLREHHPKLFFVNTVFHNPTATNVAPQVMFRLLQLAHQHGFTLVEDDVYADFEATPSQRLATLDQLERVIYLGGFSKTLSSSLRIGYLAARPDLIKHLVDLKALTSMGGARIAESIVALLLERGTHRKHLERLRRRLAHASAYAVARLRQAGWEVYEQPSGGMFVWACVPGVDDSARLVDAARTFGLDLAPGRDYRPNGEATPWVRLNVAAASDPLAEPFIEAAAQFGRVN; this comes from the coding sequence ATGAAACTTGCGCTCGATACGACGGCCGGCGTTCCGCTGACCGAGCAGCTGGCCAGCCAGCTCGAACAGATGATCCGCTCGCGGCATTTGCGCAGCGGCGTGAAGCTGCCGTCGATCCGCAAGATGGCGGCCGACCAGCAGATCAGCCGCTTCCCCGTCATCGAGGCGTACGATTTGCTCGCCGCCCGCGGGCTGATCCGGCCCCGCCACGGTTCCGGCTTCTATGTGACCGACCGGTTCGATGCCGACACCCACCCCGGCGGCACGGATCCGCGGGTCGCCGAGGAAGAATCGAGCCACATCCTTGGTCAATTCGCATCGATCGACGATCGCGTGAAACTGTCGAGCGGCTTCATGCCGGCGGCCTGGCGCGACGTCGACGGCATCGCGCAGGCGGTGCGCCACGTCGTGCGCAGCGACGCGGCGAACCTCGTCGACTACGCCCAGCCGCAGGGCGATCCGCTGCTGCGCCAGCAGCTGTGCCGGCACATTGCGCCGCTCGGCATCGACGCGCAGCCGCAGCAGATCCTCGTCACGCACAGCGCGAGCCAGGCGCTCGATCTCGTCGTGCGCCTGATGCTGAAGCCGGGCGACACGGTGTTCGTCGAGGATCCCGGCTACTTCAACCTGTTCGGCCTGCTGAAGCTGCATGGCGTGAAGCTCGTCGGCGTGCCCCGCCGCGCGACCGGGCCGGACGTCGAGATGGCCGAAGCGCTGCTGCGCGAACACCATCCGAAGCTGTTCTTCGTCAATACCGTGTTCCACAACCCGACCGCGACGAACGTCGCGCCGCAGGTCATGTTCCGGCTGCTGCAGCTCGCGCACCAGCACGGCTTCACGCTCGTCGAGGATGACGTCTACGCGGACTTCGAAGCAACGCCGTCGCAGCGGCTCGCGACGCTCGACCAGCTCGAGCGCGTGATCTATCTCGGCGGGTTCTCGAAGACGCTGTCGTCGTCGCTGCGGATCGGCTACCTGGCCGCGCGGCCCGACCTGATCAAGCATCTCGTCGACCTGAAGGCGCTCACCAGCATGGGCGGCGCGCGGATCGCGGAGAGCATCGTCGCGCTGCTGCTCGAGCGCGGCACGCACCGCAAGCATCTGGAGCGGCTGCGCAGGCGCCTTGCGCACGCGTCGGCCTACGCGGTCGCGCGGTTGCGGCAGGCGGGATGGGAAGTCTACGAGCAACCGAGCGGCGGGATGTTCGTGTGGGCCTGCGTGCCGGGCGTGGACGATTCCGCGCGGCTCGTCGATGCCGCACGCACGTTCGGGCTCGATCTCGCGCCGGGACGAGACTATCGGCCGAACGGAGAGGCGACGCCGTGGGTCCGGCTCAACGTGGCGGCGGCGAGCGACCCGCTGGCAGAGCCGTTCATCGAGGCGGCGGCGCAGTTCGGGCGAGTGAACTGA
- a CDS encoding MFS transporter — MVAGQPTLRGLAISYSLHQVTWGALIVVVPTFVAEHFSKGAASSIAGLMWAAVGVAGGVGALLASHLRTVGRERRIMAVGMAATAAAAWPVAGEFGLGGLVAALIVVGVASGPIDVALLTLRQRRTDPRQLGRVMSISMSLNVAGFPIGSAIAGTLITTSTSSSLALMVAGIASVMAALATSAIPHEITQAQAGKEPG; from the coding sequence ATGGTTGCCGGGCAACCAACGCTTCGAGGACTCGCGATTTCCTATTCGTTGCACCAGGTCACTTGGGGCGCGCTCATCGTGGTCGTCCCGACATTTGTCGCCGAGCACTTCTCCAAGGGCGCAGCCAGTTCGATTGCCGGCCTGATGTGGGCCGCGGTCGGCGTCGCAGGCGGAGTCGGCGCGTTGCTTGCCAGTCATCTGCGTACAGTCGGCCGGGAGCGTCGAATCATGGCCGTCGGCATGGCTGCGACCGCAGCCGCCGCGTGGCCCGTTGCAGGCGAGTTCGGACTCGGCGGGCTGGTCGCCGCGCTGATCGTCGTCGGCGTTGCATCCGGCCCGATAGACGTCGCGTTGCTGACGCTGCGCCAGAGGCGAACGGACCCTCGGCAACTCGGCCGTGTGATGTCCATCTCGATGAGCCTGAATGTGGCGGGGTTTCCAATCGGATCCGCCATTGCCGGAACGTTGATCACCACTTCAACTTCATCTTCGCTCGCGCTGATGGTGGCGGGCATCGCCTCCGTGATGGCCGCACTCGCGACGTCGGCCATCCCGCACGAGATCACCCAGGCCCAGGCCGGGAAAGAGCCCGGTTAG
- the mutS gene encoding DNA mismatch repair protein MutS, with amino-acid sequence MMQQYLRIKADHPDTLVFYRMGDFYELFFDDAEKAARLLDLTLTQRGASGGNPIRMAGVPHHAVEQYLAKLVKMGESVALCEQIGDPATSKGPVERKVVRVVTPGTLTDAALLSDKSDVYLLAMCTGHNKRGVAVNIGLAWLNLASGALRLAEIEPDQLGAALERIRPAEILAADASADAMPAGAGALKRVPAWHFDIAAGTQRLCDQLDVASLDGFGAHSLTSACGAAGALLLYAAATQGQQLRHVRSLKVENETEYIGLDPSTRRNLELTETLRGTESPTLYSLLDTCCTTMGSRLLRHWLHHPPRASVAARSRQQAIGALLDAPANASLDALRSALRQIADVERITGRLALLSARPRDLSSLRDTFAALPALRERISQIVGNADAIARLDATLAPPAECLDLLTNAITPEPAAMVRDGGVIARRYDAELDELRDISENCGQFLIDLEARERARTGIANLRVEYNKVHGFYIEVTRGQTDKVPDDYRRRQTLKNAERYITPELKTFEDKALSAQERALARERALYDAVLQALLPFIPECQRVASALAELDLLAAFAERARALDWVAPTFTDEIGIDIEQGRHPVVEAQVEQFIANDCKLGTERKLLLITGPNMGGKSTFMRQTALIALMAYVGSYVPAKSACFGPIDRIFTRIGAADDLAGGRSTFMVEMTEAAAILNDATPQSLVLMDEIGRGTSTFDGLALAWAIARHLLAHNGCYTLFATHYFELTQLPAEFPHAANVHLSAVEHGHGIVFLHAVNEGPANQSYGLQVAQLAGVPAPVIRAARKHLAYLEQQSAAQHTPQLDLFSTQPAADDLECADAPVTPSAPHPALEKLRDIDPDDLKPREALDLLYELRALAQSHDADGHA; translated from the coding sequence ATGATGCAGCAGTACCTGCGCATCAAGGCCGACCACCCCGACACGCTCGTCTTCTACCGGATGGGCGATTTCTACGAACTGTTCTTCGACGATGCGGAAAAGGCCGCGCGCCTGCTCGACCTGACCCTGACACAGCGCGGCGCATCGGGCGGCAATCCGATCCGGATGGCCGGCGTGCCGCACCACGCGGTCGAGCAGTACCTCGCGAAGCTCGTCAAGATGGGCGAATCGGTTGCGCTCTGCGAACAGATCGGCGACCCGGCCACGTCGAAGGGCCCCGTCGAGCGCAAGGTCGTGCGCGTCGTCACGCCGGGCACGCTGACCGACGCCGCGCTGCTGTCCGACAAGAGCGACGTCTACCTGCTCGCGATGTGCACGGGCCACAACAAGCGCGGCGTCGCGGTCAACATCGGCCTCGCGTGGCTCAACCTCGCCAGCGGCGCGCTGCGCCTCGCGGAGATCGAACCCGACCAGCTCGGCGCCGCGCTGGAGCGCATCCGGCCGGCCGAGATTCTCGCGGCGGACGCGTCCGCTGACGCGATGCCCGCCGGCGCGGGCGCGCTCAAGCGCGTGCCGGCCTGGCATTTCGACATCGCGGCGGGCACGCAGCGCCTGTGCGACCAGCTCGACGTCGCGAGCCTCGACGGATTCGGCGCGCACTCGCTGACGAGCGCCTGCGGCGCCGCGGGCGCGCTGCTCCTGTATGCGGCGGCCACGCAAGGCCAGCAGCTGCGGCACGTGCGCAGCCTGAAGGTCGAGAACGAAACCGAATACATCGGGCTCGATCCGTCCACGCGCCGCAACCTCGAGCTGACCGAGACGCTGCGCGGCACCGAATCGCCGACGCTGTATTCGCTGCTCGATACCTGCTGCACGACGATGGGCAGCCGCCTGCTGCGCCACTGGCTGCACCATCCGCCGCGCGCGTCCGTCGCCGCGCGGTCGCGCCAGCAGGCGATCGGCGCGCTGCTCGACGCGCCCGCGAACGCGAGCCTCGATGCGCTGCGCAGCGCGCTGCGCCAAATCGCCGACGTCGAACGGATCACCGGCCGCCTCGCGCTGCTCTCCGCGCGGCCGCGCGACCTGTCGAGCCTGCGCGACACGTTCGCCGCGCTGCCGGCGCTGCGCGAGCGCATCAGCCAGATCGTCGGCAACGCGGACGCGATCGCCCGCCTCGACGCCACGCTGGCGCCGCCCGCCGAATGCCTGGACCTGCTGACGAACGCGATCACCCCCGAGCCGGCGGCGATGGTGCGCGACGGCGGCGTGATCGCGCGCCGCTACGATGCGGAGCTCGACGAGCTGCGCGACATCTCGGAAAACTGCGGCCAGTTCCTGATCGACCTCGAAGCGCGCGAGCGCGCCCGCACCGGCATCGCGAACCTGCGGGTCGAGTACAACAAGGTGCACGGCTTCTACATCGAAGTCACGCGCGGGCAGACCGACAAGGTGCCGGACGACTACCGCCGCCGCCAGACGCTGAAGAACGCCGAACGCTACATCACGCCCGAGCTGAAGACCTTCGAGGACAAGGCGCTGTCCGCGCAGGAACGGGCGCTCGCGCGCGAGCGCGCGCTGTACGACGCGGTGCTGCAGGCGCTGCTGCCGTTCATTCCCGAATGCCAGCGCGTCGCGTCCGCACTCGCGGAACTCGACCTGCTCGCCGCGTTCGCCGAGCGCGCCCGCGCACTCGACTGGGTCGCCCCCACGTTCACCGACGAGATCGGCATCGACATCGAGCAAGGCCGGCATCCGGTCGTCGAGGCGCAGGTCGAGCAGTTCATCGCGAACGACTGCAAGCTCGGCACGGAACGCAAGCTGCTGCTGATCACCGGCCCGAACATGGGCGGTAAGTCGACGTTCATGCGGCAGACCGCGCTGATCGCGCTGATGGCCTATGTCGGCAGCTACGTGCCGGCGAAGTCCGCGTGCTTCGGCCCGATCGACCGGATCTTCACGCGGATCGGCGCGGCGGACGATCTCGCCGGCGGCCGCTCGACGTTCATGGTCGAGATGACCGAGGCGGCGGCGATTCTCAACGACGCGACGCCGCAAAGCCTCGTGCTGATGGACGAAATCGGCCGCGGCACGTCGACGTTCGACGGCCTCGCGCTCGCGTGGGCGATCGCGCGGCACCTGCTCGCGCACAACGGCTGCTACACGCTGTTCGCGACGCACTACTTCGAACTGACGCAGCTGCCGGCCGAATTCCCGCATGCGGCCAACGTCCACCTGTCGGCGGTCGAACACGGTCACGGCATCGTGTTCCTGCACGCGGTCAACGAAGGCCCCGCCAACCAGAGCTACGGGCTGCAGGTTGCGCAGCTCGCAGGCGTTCCGGCGCCGGTGATCCGTGCGGCGCGCAAGCATCTCGCATATCTCGAGCAGCAATCGGCCGCGCAGCACACGCCGCAACTCGACCTGTTCAGCACGCAGCCGGCTGCCGACGACCTCGAATGCGCGGACGCGCCGGTGACGCCGAGCGCGCCCCACCCTGCGCTCGAAAAACTGCGCGACATCGACCCCGACGACCTGAAACCGCGTGAAGCGCTCGACCTGCTGTACGAGCTGCGCGCGCTCGCCCAGTCGCACGATGCCGACGGGCACGCGTAA
- a CDS encoding FKBP-type peptidyl-prolyl cis-trans isomerase, with protein sequence MKIAKNTVVSVTYKLSDAQGNLIEESDEPMVYLHGGYDGTFPKIEEQLDGHEPGYQAQIQLEPEDAFGDYDPELVKIEPRDRFPEPLEVGMQFEGTPEDADEEIDSLIYTVTDIAEDKVVLDGNHPLAGMALRFSLTVKDVREATEDEIEHEHAHGAEGLEIVDEDEDDEDGEPSGRTLH encoded by the coding sequence ATGAAAATCGCAAAAAACACCGTCGTGTCGGTCACTTACAAGCTGTCGGATGCGCAAGGCAATCTGATCGAGGAAAGCGACGAGCCGATGGTCTATCTGCACGGCGGCTATGATGGCACGTTCCCCAAGATCGAGGAACAGCTTGACGGCCATGAGCCGGGTTACCAGGCGCAGATCCAGCTGGAGCCGGAGGACGCGTTCGGCGACTACGACCCCGAGCTCGTGAAGATCGAGCCGCGCGACCGTTTTCCCGAGCCGCTCGAAGTGGGCATGCAGTTCGAAGGCACGCCGGAGGACGCCGACGAAGAGATCGACTCGCTGATCTACACGGTCACCGACATCGCGGAAGACAAGGTCGTGCTCGACGGCAACCATCCGCTCGCCGGCATGGCGCTGCGTTTCTCGCTGACCGTGAAGGACGTCCGCGAGGCCACCGAGGACGAGATCGAGCATGAGCACGCGCACGGCGCGGAAGGGCTCGAAATCGTCGACGAGGACGAGGACGACGAGGACGGCGAGCCGTCAGGGCGCACGCTGCACTGA
- a CDS encoding cupin domain-containing protein has product MRKRSQAEPLDGAAAAVGAPPPDLPTPLLGGLTPAQFMRRYWQKKPLLIRQAIPGVTSPVSRDALFELAGDYDAESRLITHFRNKWQLAHGPFDDDALPPVTRKAWTLLVQGLDLHVDAARALLDRFRFIPDARLDDLMISYATEGGGVGPHFDSYDVFLLQVEGKRRWRIGAQQDLSLQPGVPLKILEHFEPSDEWVLEPGDMLYLPPHIAHDGIAEGECMTCSIGFRAPSAGELGAQFLYYLAERGGLRSGVRGDDLYRDPKQPAVETPAHLPPAMVERVAAIVNGIKWREQDVAEFLGCYLSEPKSNVVFDPPARALSEAAFVAQAARRGVSLDRRAALMYNARSYFINGEEGPLDQAANWLPELANQRRMEAKRFVTLSRDPSMTALLHEWYCAGWIRVGAGISVS; this is encoded by the coding sequence ATGCGCAAACGGTCTCAAGCCGAACCGCTGGACGGCGCAGCCGCCGCGGTCGGCGCGCCGCCACCCGATCTTCCCACGCCGCTGCTCGGCGGCCTCACGCCGGCGCAATTCATGCGCCGCTACTGGCAAAAGAAACCGCTGCTGATCCGCCAGGCGATCCCCGGCGTGACGTCCCCCGTCTCGCGCGACGCACTGTTCGAGCTGGCGGGCGACTACGACGCCGAATCGCGCCTGATCACGCACTTTCGTAACAAGTGGCAACTGGCGCACGGCCCGTTCGACGACGACGCGCTGCCGCCCGTCACGCGCAAGGCCTGGACCCTGCTGGTGCAGGGGCTCGACCTCCACGTCGACGCCGCGCGCGCGCTGCTCGACCGCTTCCGCTTCATCCCGGACGCGCGCCTCGACGACCTGATGATCTCGTATGCGACTGAGGGCGGCGGCGTCGGCCCCCATTTCGATTCGTACGACGTATTCCTGCTGCAGGTCGAGGGCAAGCGCCGCTGGCGCATCGGCGCGCAGCAGGACCTGTCGCTGCAGCCAGGCGTGCCGCTCAAGATCCTCGAGCATTTCGAACCGAGCGACGAATGGGTGCTCGAGCCAGGCGACATGCTCTACCTGCCGCCGCACATCGCGCACGACGGCATCGCCGAAGGCGAATGCATGACCTGCTCGATTGGCTTCCGGGCTCCGTCCGCCGGCGAACTGGGCGCCCAGTTCCTGTATTACCTCGCGGAGCGCGGCGGCCTGCGCAGCGGCGTGCGCGGCGACGACCTCTACCGCGATCCGAAGCAGCCCGCCGTCGAGACGCCGGCGCACCTGCCGCCGGCGATGGTCGAACGGGTCGCGGCGATTGTCAACGGCATCAAGTGGCGCGAACAGGATGTCGCCGAATTCCTCGGCTGCTACCTGAGCGAGCCCAAATCTAACGTCGTATTCGACCCGCCCGCGCGCGCGCTTTCCGAGGCAGCGTTCGTCGCGCAGGCTGCGCGGCGCGGCGTATCTCTCGACAGACGCGCCGCATTGATGTATAACGCGCGCTCGTACTTCATCAACGGCGAGGAAGGACCACTCGATCAGGCCGCCAATTGGCTGCCCGAGCTGGCCAATCAGCGTCGGATGGAGGCGAAACGGTTTGTAACACTATCCCGGGATCCCTCCATGACAGCCTTGCTGCACGAGTGGTATTGTGCGGGCTGGATACGGGTTGGAGCCGGAATTAGTGTGAGTTGA
- a CDS encoding metallophosphoesterase family protein has protein sequence MPTGTRKRAAAGRLAHVALAAATALALSGPLAQAAPAKRAGAPYSFAVVSGVIASPADEVAAQRMLEAMARERNLAFVVYAGDLKGAKEACRDALYTQRGAILDASRAPLVFVPGHDDWVTCNTAAGGGYDPVERLDFLRQTLLADAALPDPGALQITRESEVARFRPYRENARWVRDDIVFVALNAPAPNNHFLTAGGRNGEFEDRIVANGFWIDHAAEYAKRRDARALVVIFEGDPKFDRYERAERFAWLRFNRPRVRDGFRELKRTLVKAAATFRGPILVIHASGEPLANGYVIDRPLRADNGELVGNLTRVAIGPRQPANQWVKVGVSPARQTLFNVSLQDVPKNLPVPPALPAAPHDDVPLPQMPEIPALPALPDASSVAPPLPGDSGAPNGASGPAPAPYYAAPTQGAPASSVQRAP, from the coding sequence ATGCCGACGGGCACGCGTAAGCGCGCGGCAGCCGGCCGGCTCGCGCACGTCGCGCTCGCCGCGGCGACGGCGCTCGCGCTTTCCGGCCCGCTCGCCCAGGCTGCTCCCGCGAAGCGCGCCGGCGCGCCCTATTCGTTCGCGGTCGTCTCCGGCGTGATCGCATCGCCTGCGGACGAGGTCGCCGCGCAGCGGATGCTCGAGGCGATGGCGCGCGAGCGCAACCTTGCGTTCGTCGTGTATGCGGGGGATCTGAAGGGAGCGAAGGAAGCGTGCCGCGATGCGCTGTACACGCAACGCGGCGCGATTCTCGACGCGTCGCGCGCGCCGCTCGTGTTCGTGCCCGGCCACGACGACTGGGTCACCTGCAACACGGCGGCGGGAGGCGGCTACGACCCGGTCGAACGGCTCGACTTCCTGCGGCAGACGCTGCTCGCCGATGCGGCGCTGCCCGATCCGGGCGCGCTGCAGATCACGCGCGAGAGCGAAGTCGCGCGTTTCCGGCCGTATCGCGAGAACGCGCGGTGGGTGCGCGACGACATCGTGTTCGTCGCGCTCAACGCCCCCGCGCCGAACAATCACTTCCTGACGGCCGGCGGCCGCAACGGCGAGTTCGAGGATCGCATCGTCGCGAACGGATTCTGGATCGATCATGCAGCCGAATACGCGAAGCGGCGCGACGCGCGCGCGCTGGTCGTGATCTTCGAAGGCGACCCGAAATTCGACCGCTACGAGCGCGCGGAACGCTTCGCGTGGCTGCGCTTCAACCGCCCGCGCGTGCGCGACGGTTTCCGCGAACTAAAGCGCACCCTGGTCAAGGCGGCCGCCACCTTCCGAGGTCCGATACTCGTGATTCATGCGAGCGGCGAGCCTCTGGCGAACGGCTACGTCATCGACCGTCCGCTGCGTGCCGACAACGGGGAACTCGTAGGCAACCTGACGCGCGTCGCGATCGGACCGCGCCAGCCTGCAAATCAATGGGTGAAGGTCGGCGTGTCGCCCGCGCGGCAGACGCTATTCAATGTCAGCCTGCAGGACGTGCCGAAAAACCTGCCGGTGCCGCCGGCCTTGCCGGCCGCACCGCACGACGATGTCCCGCTCCCGCAGATGCCGGAGATCCCGGCCCTGCCTGCGCTGCCGGACGCCTCGTCGGTCGCGCCGCCGCTGCCGGGCGACAGCGGGGCGCCGAATGGCGCATCAGGCCCCGCGCCGGCGCCCTACTACGCGGCTCCGACGCAAGGCGCGCCCGCCAGCTCAGTGCAGCGTGCGCCCTGA